From the genome of Canis lupus baileyi chromosome 4, mCanLup2.hap1, whole genome shotgun sequence:
ctacttctccctcctcctgtgtctgcctctctgcctctctctctctctctctctctctcataaataaataaatcttaaattaaaaaaaaaagaaaatagagcagaTAAAGATTCAAATTTGTTGGAAAATGTTTGACTAAAATCAGTCATGAATAATTATTGTACTAACCCATCAGCAACCAAGCAGTTTCCACTTTTCCCACAGCCTGTAAATTTATAGAAGACTCAAACGCCCTCTGCTGGTTCTATAGCAtattacaactaaaaaaaaaactcattgaaCTCCTTTTAACATCTAAGGTCAGAATTAAGCTTAAAACCAACTTACtggtcttttatatatatataaaaaagtacatatatatatatgtaacttcaagtacacacacacacacacaaaaatgtcaaGGTgagaaatgaatacaaaaaacatgtttctgaaaaaagaaaaagcatagcaCAAAAGGGGCAAGATTTCAAGATTAAAAAAGTAAGGAACAATCTAGTTCCAAAGCCATCACAATGGTATTACTCTAAAAGAGGAGggacaggacgcctgggtggctcagtggttgagtgtttgcttcagctcagggtgtgatcctagggtcccaggatacAGTCCCACACGGggctggcttcctgcatggagcctgttcttccttctgcctgtgactgcctctctctcaagaataaataaaatcttaaaaaaaaaaaaaaaaaaaaaggaataaaaaaacccATCTAGGTTTTAAGATCCTTTTATACTCACTTTTTCTATACTTGCTTGCATTTTTGCTTTAATGTCTTCTACAGAACTAGGTCCTTTCGGTGTTTTGGgagtcttttcctgttttttgaaagattcttgaccctgaaaaaaaaaaagattaaggttCAAAAGGACATAAAGGGGTGTCTCTTACGACCCATCCTACCTACCTGGATTTTCTCAAGAAAAATCATTCTTATTTACAATCCTTCCTTGTAAAAAATATAGAGTTGAGTTGTTTTAAATAAACATCTCAACAAttgtttcttattcttaataTATCATTCctgaataaaaacaagaatagtTTGAGCTTGCTTTTTATATTCAACATCATATCAGATCAGTTCTACACTTGTACACCATCAAAATTGAAACCAGAAGGCCCCAAGAATGAAGCAAGTAAATGTACCTTGATATGCCTTAGGCCCATCCCATAGCTTCTAATAATCTCCAAGCTGGGGTACTATGGCTCTTTTAAGTTGCTAGATTCTAGTACACAGCCAGAGTTGAGAAAACTCTATGccataaaatactttaaaaaactcCTTACAGGACACAACTGTTTATAgtgcaataaaaaaatttttgttggcATCCTCCACTAGGGGATGGATCCTCCACCAACAAAcacaatgttttatatatgtattttctattgGAGTTTGacttaccaacatatagtataatacccagtgcgtatcccctcaagtgccccccctcagtgcctgtcacccagtcaccatccccccacccacttccccttccactaccccttggtTGTTCCCCAAAGTTAGGAGTTTCCTGTTTTGTCActgtgatatttcccacttactttctctcctttcccctataatccctttcattattttttatattactcaTATGAGCGAAACTGTATAATGACTGTCCTTCAAgaatatggaatgcttcatgaatttgcaCAGGcaccatgctaatcttctctgtattgtttcAATTTCAGTATATATGCCGCCGAAGCGAGCACACCAACAAGCACACTTTAGCACTTTAAGATATCAATTAAAACTTCTAACTACTTCAGTGAAGGTTGTGGTTTATGTGTATGCCACTTACTTTTGTTCTTGGTGTTGATGGTTTTGAGTCTTTTCCATTCTGGTttgatttttgtgcatttttgGCTGGAGTATCTCGTATAGACTGCAATTAGAAATTAATCTTAATCAATGCTCTCCTACACATAACAGACATATGAGTCCAAGTAAAACAGCCCCAAACCACTTAAACAAAAGCAATCAGGGTAAGACAAAACAATCATTCTGACAAAAGGTATTAAGGGCTATGAAAGTGGGAGAAGACCacaaggataaagaaaatagatcactattaggaaaatttttaagatgaaaatccTATTCAGGACTAATTTAAGTACAAGATCAACAACTCCTCCCAAACTAGCTTTTGTTAACTACaaaacaaagcagtaaaaaatttccatttctgttaCTAGCTATTTCTGTCAGCCTTGTACCACTGTGTTGTACTTACTTTCTTTACTGGAgccttttcttcagcttcctcatcatcaaaatcatcatcatcatcactacaaATGAAATGagtccttattatttttaaaaaatttttaatttaaattcgatttgccaacatagaacactcagggctcatcccatcaagtgcccatcacctatccccccacccatcttctCTTCTACAAccctgtttcccagagttagaaatCTCATGATTTGTGTCCCTAATTTTTCCTCACAAGGAGTCACTATTACTGATCCAATGCACTCATAAGCCTGTGTAAAAATTGGATGAAACTCCAAGTTTAGTCAATCAAGATGTTAAGAATTTCAAACTTTTGAGGATTGACAAAAAGAATTGGAAGCAAGGGTCTCAAAGAGCTATTTGCATGTTCATCTTCACaagtggaagcaacctaaatatctACTAACAAATGCtaagaaaattatcatttatatatttaaggaaatattcAGGATTTTTGGATAGTTATTAGaatattgcaatttttaaaaaagattttagaatgaGAGACTTCCAAGGAGATTTCCTCCGCTGAGCAAGGTgcctgatacagggctctatctcaggactctgaggaTCATAACctaaggtgaaatcaagagtcagacacaataGACTGAGTCACTTGGGTATCCCTAGAATATTCAGTTttaaaggaaatcctgtcacatggatgaaccttgagaacataCTAACAAACATGATAGTCATGGAAAAGACAGACATAGTGTATGATCCCACTTAACGAGGCATCAAAAGTAATCTTTTCCTCTATAGAACCCAAAAGGAGATTGGTGGTAGCCAAGGGTTGGAGAATGGTGGAAAGGAGTTTTCATTCAGTAAGTAAATTTTCAGTATTAATAGATGAAAAGACTTTAGGATCTATTAAACAACAATATAATTAACACTCAACTGTACACttcaaaaatggttaagataatattgtatttttcttacaACTAAAGTggataaaaaacttaaaaatggaagTTGTAGTTTAAAGAAACTAAATAGAAACACATGTTCACAGATCAGGAGAAATATTCTAAGGTGGCAACTCTCCAAATTAATCTACGATTCATCACAACCCCTAACAGTCCTAGGTTCTCTGTAGACATTGATCCTACAATTTGTATTAAAATTCAAAGAACCCAAAAGCAGCCAAAAACAATCTCGAAAAAGTAACATAATTGGAGGATGCacttagtgttttaaaaaaaaaaaacccacaaaaatgaCAAAGCAACAGAAATCAAGACTGTTTTACCAGCATCTAAGGATACTTAATAAAACCaaagagtccagaaacaaacccataatTCATCGTAATTATTCTCAACGACACAGTACTGTCATCCAATGGCGAAAGACATctaataaacggtgctgggacaACTAGAAATCCACACACAGAATTTAGGTTTGTCCCCAacttcataccatatacaaaaatggaTTCAAGAtggatcaaagatttaaatataagacATATAATAAAGGTTTCAGAAGATTTGGCAATGGCTTAttttaacaccaaaagcacacAAGCATCAAAATAAACTGGACTCcataaatcattaaaaacataaaaaattaagcTAATAGGACACTGGatgattaaaaacttttgtgcaaaGGATTACACACTCACGCGAAAACACAGCCCACAGAACGGGAGAAAGTACTTGTGAATTCTTTCTGAAAAGGAACTTGTAAGAGCTTTTTTGTTTTCCGACAACTCAGTATATCAAGACAAGTAAAGGGGTAGTTGGGTgcctcagtaagttaagcatctgctttctgctcaggtcaagatcccaggacactgggatggAGCCTCCAGTCAGGTTttctactcagcggggagcctgcttctcccccctctgcctctctctctctcatgaataaataaatagcacttTATTGTGTAGTATGCATTTAATTTTACCTTAGCCTGATCAAGTTTAATAAACCTATCACCAAATAGTTtccaaaaaaaatctcaaatcctTCATGAAAATCTTCTTTCAGAATCTCATTTTATCAGTAAGGACCAAAGAACTATTAGCCAAAATCCTTTgtgggataaaaaaaatcattaagtgaCAACTTACAAAATGAAATGTCGCTGGAGCCATCCGGATTCTTTCTACCCAGATCACTTATATACTGTTTAGTAAAAAATCTTACCAGCAGACTTGTCATCACGTGTTTATTAAATCTTCCTCAGGAAAAAAACTCATCTAGTCAAATACATTTGGGAAACAccgcatattctttttttttttttttttttttatgataggcacacagtgagagagaggcagagacacaggcagaaggagaagcaggctccatgcaccgggagcccgatgtgggattcgatcccgggtctccaggatcgcgccctgggccaaaggcaggcgctaaaccgctgcaccacccagggatcccgacaccaCATATTCTTCTGAAAATTTGCAAcacactgcattttaaaaattttttaaaagattttatgagcTACGCAGCTGTCCCACACTGCAGCATTTTAAAGGCTCTTAAATGCCAGCATTTTTAAATTCAGCTAATTTAATTCAAAGTAACAGCCAATGACCATTTACCCTTTTTAAGTATTGCTTAATTTCAAAGATGATTATAATTTTCATAAACTACTCTCCATACAACTGTCAAGCTTCTAAGATCACACTTACTCTTCATCATCGTCGTCGTCATCGTCGTCGTCGTCATCATCTTCATCAGCagcaagttttacttttttcttaaaaaaaaaaaaaagttcatataaAAATACGTACATATATGTACCCATGAACAAGTGCTGATCTTAATCACCAAAACTAAAGGCCAGGATAAGATAACCTATACCTGTGGAACCTTGCTACCACTTCCAGGGGCAGAACGCTTTCCAGATATACTAAGAAGTTTCacatcctcctcttcttcatcttctgaCTCTGCATCTTCCTCTACAGCTAGAACAAGTTTATTTATTAGCCACTACTAGAATTCAACCAAGAAGCAAGAACTCAGGAAAAAAAGGGCATAGCATACAGTaatgagcatttaaaaatgaagattctacTAGAAAAATAGCAATTAGGgaacagaaattttttaaaaacgaaTTTTCGGGACTCCTtggttttcaaaaaaacaaaacaaaaccttttctaGTGATAATCTCCATTTAAACAATTATAAAGACAATAGGTCTAGCACACATTACAAAATTCAAATTGGGAACAAAGAAGAGAATAAATAGCATAATACCTAATAACATACCTACTAAGTGCTGTCCACTAATATGCACAGGACCGGAACCACACTTCAACCGTAAGACCACAGGTGGTGTTATTTCAAAGCCCCCAAGGGACACCTAAAAATGATAAACTTTTAAggttaaatgtttggtataaaaACCTGTTTGTAAGAGACCTAGAAAAATGTTTGTGTTAGACAGGCATTACAGGCAAATGCATAAGCCAAATGAACCAACCAGCAAACCTGTTTTATCACCTCTGACAAATAGCAAACCAATATGTTCAAGAGTTATCATTCAACCCCACAGTGATGCAGCTGCTactaaaaaaacacaaaggaaattcCCCCCTTTTAAGTCCTTGGTGTAACCTAAACAACACCTACCTTAATACAATAGAATTAGACCTTGACATAAAATCCAAAAGTCTCAGCGCCCTTACCGTTGGCTGTACAGACATTTTCAAAGTTGCCAGAGTGACTTTAATTGGACTGCCTTCATAATTCATTGCCTCTGCTTCAACAATGTGCAATTCATCCTTTGCACCAGCTCCCAAACTGACCTGTGAACAAAAATACTTTAAGTTCCTATTTTACAATCCCCCCAAAATTTGCCTTCTAAGAAAAAACTAAGCAATTATAAACCTATTATTACCACTAACAGAAAACTTATCGGTGCACAATGTCATCTTCAAGTTTTAGGTTGCCTTGCCAACCAATTTTTCATTTGAACAAACGCAGCAAATATATTTAATGGCATAGTTTTATCTGCTACCCACAGAATGGACCACCTAACATCTACTGTCCACCTATTCTAAGTTAGGCAGTAAGGCTGCAGGCCCCACTATggaggacaaaaaaataaaatttatcactgCCCTAAAGGGCTTTTTCTAATGCAGCCAGAGAggcaaaatacacaaatatggAAAGTTGAACAGTAGTGTGACTCAACTTCACATTACCAAATGAAAAGTAAAGATGCCAAGTTTTATAGTACAGGTACAAGATCATGTATTTATAACACTCAGTTATAAACAATACTACTATGAAAATGTTAAGTCACACAAATAGGAATAGGAATCAAGAAAGGTCAAGTAGTTTATTTTGGAAAGTTTCAGTACCGTTCTTAAAGATAACTGGTGCTCATTTTCATCATTATCCACCTTAAAGTGGTAATCTTTGTCAGCCTTTAGTTCACAACCTGTAAATCAAGGGaaaaaagcaacagagaaaaatGACGCTGAAACTTAAGTGAGGATAACCGAAAGGTAACAGTTAATTTGTGACCAAGTTTCCCACTATTCTAGCTATCAGTAGGCAATGCAGAGGTAGCTCTTCCTGGATTTCTTGAACAGCAATGTCTAGAAACATCACGTAACATTTATACAGGGCTTTATAAATTCCACTTTCCAACTATACTATTTCATTTTCAACCACACTCTAGTTGTTTTTAGATAGAAACAAGCTCAAAGATCTAGTAAATCTGGATCTGGCAGTATCTGAAACGAAGTCTAATGTACAATATcgataaactttaaaaaggacTAATCACCTACCTACGAAAGAGAAGTGACCAATTTAGAAACGAGAATGGTTACACAAACACCTACAAGAACAGCCTGTATTCACAGGACATAAACTACAGATGTAAAAGACCCAAAACTTGCTAGAGGGGTCAATATTCCACCTTTGAAGTTAACAGAAATGATGTTCATTATGCTTAGAAATTATGTTTAAGAATAGATATATCCTAGGGATATTTCCCGTAGAAAAGATTAACACAAAAATACAGTATAAATTGACCAGAAACCCTAGCAATTCAAAAGGACTAGGAATAAAAGCCGTAACATATGGTGTAAGTTACCCACTCCCATCCCATCAATAGGCAAGTTGTTTCAAGTACCATCAGAATAACCTTTTAATTAAAGGACTCCATTTAATTGCCCTCTAACAGTTACTGGTACATAGATGTCTAAATGTTACCTCAATTAACAAATCTCAGCATGGTATATAAAGAAACGTGGGGGCAGGATTTGCACTTACTTCAAAGTCTGACAAAGATAGGGCTTCTGACAATTTCACTAAGATTGAAAACCAAAGCTGGCCTCTCTACTATGTATGTAACTGCTTtctggagaggggaggggaagattCCAAAAACAGTACCAGCTCTTACTGAACCCCACAcaaatttctcatcttttcaaaaaagctGTTTGCTCAAGGCCACAAGAAGGCTGtttcccccagcctccctccaaAAATCAACGCACCAGTTCTAGAGGCAAGGAAGGGTCTTGGTTTAGATCTACCCACTATTTACCTACAAGTACAAGCCCTCGTTAAGCCTCAAGCCTTCAGTTCTGAGCATCAGTCATGTGCAAAGTGGGCTGGTTCGATCTTTTTAACAACTGCTCTATAAATGAGAACTGCCATCACGGATGTTAAGGACTGAACAAAGACTTACAGAATCTTGGCTCTACCAGCCTCTTCACTTAAGATTTCCCGCCCAACAGCTTCAATTAAGCCCCAGGATGCCACGCTCCGTGGTGACAAGCCACCGGGGAGACCCGGATGTAGTGCCcacaccccctccttcccccaaccACGTGGCAACCACGTGCTCCCAGCGGTTGCGGCCTCCTCACGCCCGGccgcgcctcccctccccccgcaacGGGCCGAGGCACCGGGGCTGAAACTCGGCCCTGAAGCTCCGCACTCTTGAGGCCTAGGGACAACGCGAGGCTCTAAATACCCTTTCCCCCAGAAAGGAAGCCCACGGCCCACACCGCGGACTCCCTCAACCTCCAGGACCAAGCCGGGGCCCTGCATCAAAGAGGCCGGCCAAGAATCCCAAGCCTGTACGAAACCACGCAGCTCAAGAGAAAATCAAGCCCGTGGCTCTACCGCGTGCCCCCAAGCAAAGCCGAACCCTCAGCCGGTCGGTTCTACGTTACctcaggccctgggcctgggaTCGTTCCTGCCCAAGGCTTCAGGCCGCCCCTCCTTTCACCGCTTCGTGCTCCTCTCTGGACCTCCCATCCCTTACGGGGCAGGGCCTCGGcggctctcctccctccctcgggCCTCCAGCTTGCCTGGCTTACCCTCCCAGCCCAGGCCTCAGTGGGattcccgcccccccacccccacctcaaaGCCACCAGGCCCTGCCcggcctcaccccaccccccctgcACTTACCAAAAAGATAGTTCTGGGGCCGCAGGGGGCTCATGTCCATGTCCATCGAATCTTCCATGGGGCGGTGGCACGCACTTAGGTGGGAGAGAAGGCGGACGGAGACACACGACTACTGTTCCTCAGAACAGCCGCGCAGGACGGAATCACAGCAGGGAAAGGACGCGGGCTCCCTGCGCACATATATAGCACCGCGAAGATCTCGCGAGAGCTTTCCAAGTCCCGTCTCCGCGCGCGTGCTCGGGAGCCCCCCTCCCCTGACGGTCGCCCTCCCGCGCAAGCGCTCTTCAACTCCACTCCTTTCTACCTcgccccccacctcctccaggtaCTTCGCGGGCTCCCATGGAGCACGCGCACTCGTACCCCGGCCCCacccctccgccgccgccgccgccgctgtgCGCACGCGCGCTCTCCCCTGGTGGCGCGcgctgcccccctcccacccttccACGTCCTCTCCCGCTCCCACCCGCCGGCCCAGCGCCTGGAGCCTGCGCTGCCCACCCTGCAAAATGGCGGCGGCAGCCCTTGGCGGTGCTAGGTATGGAGGGCGAGCCGGTTGTAAGAGAGCCAGAGAGCTCGGTTCACCGTTCCCCATCACTTCGTGCCTCTCAGGCCTCCAGGCAGGCAGAGCCACCTCGGGATTTTGACTCACCCGAAGGCTTGGGTTCAGAGTTCATTGTTTCCTCAAAGTTAAAGCTTCAGGTGCCAGAGACCCCGGATAACCGAGTATTCCTTGTTGGGGAGAAAAGATGTGGCTGCTGTCCCGACTTATTCAACTGCTTTTATAGCCCTTTCCTTGCTGAGTAAACATCTCTGAAGTTGAAATCCCTCATCTTTTTGTCATCTGGGGGCCTAAGGGGGACTGAGTGAGCCTCTTCCAAATGAGCAGGGCAGGCGCCAAGCCTGGTTGATCTCTCCAGACGCGAGATTTTAAAAGGGCCACGTACCCGCAGTACTTCCCCGTGTAAGATCCCGTGAGGCAGATGTGAGTATCCCTTGTTTGGAGACGAGGAAACGGGCCAAGCGTCCAAATGAATGAAGCTATAGGACAGGATGCTCTAGCTCAAAGTCCAATGCTAACATCCCTCTAAGAGTTTGGAGGGATGTGCCTGGGTCCGGTTTCAGAGCAATGCAGTTTtctggagattatatatatataatttgtgtgtgtgtgtgtgtgtgagttaattcatgagagatacaaagagaggcagagacaggcagggggagaagcaggctccctgaggggagcctgatgcaggactccatccctggagtCAATGCAGAGCTGAAGACCGaccctcaaccactaagccacccaggtgcccccaggcagTGCAGTTCCTAATTTTAACGTTGCTAAGACTGTTCTGGCCTGTGAAGAAAACAAACGATTTACAAGAAATGCATTGACCTCGATTAGACTGGAAGTGAGCCTGGAAATTAGTTCTAAACTAGCTACATCTTGACTGAGGAtgcccctgccctggagcccccTGGGCACTGGAGGATTTTTAAGGATTCCCCTAATTATCTTGGAGAAATCCGTGAAACTAATATGTGAATGGGAACTAActgttccccacccccaactgGAGAAGCGTCTTCACCAGTCCAGTTCTTGGATCTTTTGAGATGCAGAGTATGGCCAATTGCTAGAGAAAATCCTGAGACTTAAAAGGATATATAAGTAAAGagctgagaaaggcagagaaaagggagaagactGCAGCAGAGGatttgagattacttaaaaataaaatcttaaaaaaaaaaaaacagatttgggCATGAGAAACTCTTAGGAGGAGATACAGGAGAGTGGAGGATGAGAGAGGTTAGTATTCTTTGAGCCCATGGAAGTATGAGTTGGAACTACTTTGTACTTCTTTCTGGATTCTGGACCATGATTCAGATGCAGCTCTGCACAGAGCCTGAGCCATATGGGAACCATATCTCATgttatataaacaaatacatttgttttctaaatatcttaAGCACCTAGTCTACATATTATCTCATGGGAtcaagcagtttttaaaaatcgcATTTTATTCAGATTTACAAATGTAA
Proteins encoded in this window:
- the NPM1 gene encoding nucleophosmin isoform X4, encoding MEDSMDMDMSPLRPQNYLFGCELKADKDYHFKVDNDENEHQLSLRTVSLGAGAKDELHIVEAEAMNYEGSPIKVTLATLKMSVQPTVSLGGFEITPPVVLRLKCGSGPVHISGQHLVAVEEDAESEDEEEEDVKLLSISGKRSAPGSGSKVPQKKVKLAADEDDDDDDDDDDDDEDDDDDDFDDEEAEEKAPVKKSIRDTPAKNAQKSNQNGKDSKPSTPRTKGQESFKKQEKTPKTPKGPSSVEDIKAKMQASIEKGGSLPKVEAKFINYVKNCFRMTDQEYELLFCQLPSTYVT
- the NPM1 gene encoding nucleophosmin isoform X7, with amino-acid sequence MEDSMDMDMSPLRPQNYLFGCELKADKDYHFKVDNDENEHQLSLRTVSLGAGAKDELHIVEAEAMNYEGSPIKVTLATLKMSVQPTVSLGGFEITPPVVLRLKCGSGPVHISGQHLVEEDAESEDEEEEDVKLLSISGKRSAPGSGSKVPQKKVKLAADEDDDDDDDDDDDDEDDDDDDFDDEEAEEKAPVKKSIRDTPAKNAQKSNQNGKDSKPSTPRTKGQESFKKQEKTPKTPKGPSSVEDIKAKMQASIEKGGSLPKVEAKFINYVKNCFRMTDQEAIQDLWQWRKSL
- the NPM1 gene encoding nucleophosmin isoform X8, whose amino-acid sequence is MEDSMDMDMSPLRPQNYLFGCELKADKDYHFKVDNDENEHQLSLRTVSLGAGAKDELHIVEAEAMNYEGSPIKVTLATLKMSVQPTVSLGGFEITPPVVLRLKCGSGPVHISGQHLVAVEEDAESEDEEEEDVKLLSISGKRSAPGSGSKVPQKKVKLAADEDDDDDDDDDDDDEETHFICSDDDDDFDDEEAEEKAPVKKSIRDTPAKNAQKSNQNGKDSKPSTPRTKGQESFKKQEKTPKTPKGPSSVEDIKAKMQASIEKAN
- the NPM1 gene encoding nucleophosmin isoform X1, whose translation is MEDSMDMDMSPLRPQNYLFGCELKADKDYHFKVDNDENEHQLSLRTVSLGAGAKDELHIVEAEAMNYEGSPIKVTLATLKMSVQPTVSLGGFEITPPVVLRLKCGSGPVHISGQHLVAVEEDAESEDEEEEDVKLLSISGKRSAPGSGSKVPQKKVKLAADEDDDDDDDDDDDDEETHFICSDDDDDFDDEEAEEKAPVKKSIRDTPAKNAQKSNQNGKDSKPSTPRTKGQESFKKQEKTPKTPKGPSSVEDIKAKMQASIEKGGSLPKVEAKFINYVKNCFRMTDQEYELLFCQLPSTYVT
- the NPM1 gene encoding nucleophosmin isoform X6; this encodes MEDSMDMDMSPLRPQNYLFGCELKADKDYHFKVDNDENEHQLSLRTVSLGAGAKDELHIVEAEAMNYEGSPIKVTLATLKMSVQPTVSLGGFEITPPVVLRLKCGSGPVHISGQHLVEEDAESEDEEEEDVKLLSISGKRSAPGSGSKVPQKKVKLAADEDDDDDDDDDDDDEDDDDDDFDDEEAEEKAPVKKSIRDTPAKNAQKSNQNGKDSKPSTPRTKGQESFKKQEKTPKTPKGPSSVEDIKAKMQASIEKGGSLPKVEAKFINYVKNCFRMTDQEYELLFCQLPSTYVT
- the NPM1 gene encoding nucleophosmin isoform X2, which gives rise to MEDSMDMDMSPLRPQNYLFGCELKADKDYHFKVDNDENEHQLSLRTVSLGAGAKDELHIVEAEAMNYEGSPIKVTLATLKMSVQPTVSLGGFEITPPVVLRLKCGSGPVHISGQHLVAVEEDAESEDEEEEDVKLLSISGKRSAPGSGSKVPQKKVKLAADEDDDDDDDDDDDDEETHFICSDDDDDFDDEEAEEKAPVKKSIRDTPAKNAQKSNQNGKDSKPSTPRTKGQESFKKQEKTPKTPKGPSSVEDIKAKMQASIEKGGSLPKVEAKFINYVKNCFRMTDQEAIQDLWQWRKSL
- the NPM1 gene encoding nucleophosmin isoform X5; translation: MEDSMDMDMSPLRPQNYLFGCELKADKDYHFKVDNDENEHQLSLRTVSLGAGAKDELHIVEAEAMNYEGSPIKVTLATLKMSVQPTVSLGGFEITPPVVLRLKCGSGPVHISGQHLVAVEEDAESEDEEEEDVKLLSISGKRSAPGSGSKVPQKKVKLAADEDDDDDDDDDDDDEDDDDDDFDDEEAEEKAPVKKSIRDTPAKNAQKSNQNGKDSKPSTPRTKGQESFKKQEKTPKTPKGPSSVEDIKAKMQASIEKGGSLPKVEAKFINYVKNCFRMTDQEAIQDLWQWRKSL
- the NPM1 gene encoding nucleophosmin isoform X3; the protein is MEDSMDMDMSPLRPQNYLFGCELKADKDYHFKVDNDENEHQLSLRTVSLGAGAKDELHIVEAEAMNYEGSPIKVTLATLKMSVQPTVSLGGFEITPPVVLRLKCGSGPVHISGQHLVEEDAESEDEEEEDVKLLSISGKRSAPGSGSKVPQKKVKLAADEDDDDDDDDDDDDEETHFICSDDDDDFDDEEAEEKAPVKKSIRDTPAKNAQKSNQNGKDSKPSTPRTKGQESFKKQEKTPKTPKGPSSVEDIKAKMQASIEKGGSLPKVEAKFINYVKNCFRMTDQEYELLFCQLPSTYVT
- the NPM1 gene encoding nucleophosmin isoform X10, translating into MNYEGSPIKVTLATLKMSVQPTVSLGGFEITPPVVLRLKCGSGPVHISGQHLVAVEEDAESEDEEEEDVKLLSISGKRSAPGSGSKVPQKKVKLAADEDDDDDDDDDDDDEETHFICSDDDDDFDDEEAEEKAPVKKSIRDTPAKNAQKSNQNGKDSKPSTPRTKGQESFKKQEKTPKTPKGPSSVEDIKAKMQASIEKGGSLPKVEAKFINYVKNCFRMTDQEYELLFCQLPSTYVT
- the NPM1 gene encoding nucleophosmin isoform X9, with amino-acid sequence MEDSMDMDMSPLRPQNYLFGCELKADKDYHFKVDNDENEHQLSLRTVSLGAGAKDELHIVEAEAMNYEGSPIKVTLATLKMSVQPTVSLGGFEITPPVVLRLKCGSGPVHISGQHLVAVEEDAESEDEEEEDVKLLSISGKRSAPGSGSKVPQKKVKLAADEDDDDDDDDDDDDEDDDDDDFDDEEAEEKAPVKKSIRDTPAKNAQKSNQNGKDSKPSTPRTKGQESFKKQEKTPKTPKGPSSVEDIKAKMQASIEKAN